Proteins encoded together in one Stutzerimonas stutzeri window:
- a CDS encoding cache domain-containing protein — MNRNRKKLLALSLSATLGAVPLLLHAQEPAQQPTLGSVERSHASQARALLDQAVLTFQAKGPEQAMAAFNDRNGEFVRGQYYIFVLGEDGTMQASSGPSASLVGLNVGELKDASGKPFMRELLDKSARQESGEVEYKWLNPADNKIENKISQFRKVGDHVLCVGYYIPRATAEHAKALLDRAVRQVKDKGAEAAFRSFNDPRGGFVFQDEYVFAIGLDDGRYRASGSSPNLVGVDVRSVTDAAGKPLFKDMIELARKQGSGTVDYVWRNPATNAVEQKHTLIQRVDDVLLGVGYYTRP; from the coding sequence ATGAACCGGAACCGCAAGAAGCTGCTCGCCCTCTCTCTATCTGCCACGCTGGGCGCCGTGCCGCTGCTGCTGCACGCACAGGAACCGGCCCAGCAGCCGACGCTGGGCTCGGTGGAGCGCAGCCACGCCAGCCAGGCTCGCGCCCTGCTCGACCAGGCCGTGCTGACCTTCCAGGCCAAGGGCCCGGAACAGGCGATGGCCGCCTTCAACGACCGCAACGGTGAGTTCGTCCGCGGCCAGTACTACATCTTCGTGCTCGGCGAGGACGGCACCATGCAGGCCAGCAGCGGCCCGTCGGCCAGCCTGGTGGGGCTGAACGTCGGCGAGCTGAAGGACGCGTCCGGCAAGCCGTTCATGCGCGAGCTGCTGGACAAGTCGGCCAGGCAGGAAAGCGGCGAAGTCGAGTACAAATGGCTCAACCCCGCCGACAACAAGATCGAGAACAAGATCAGCCAGTTCCGCAAGGTCGGCGACCATGTGCTCTGCGTCGGCTATTACATCCCCCGCGCCACGGCCGAACATGCCAAGGCGCTGCTTGACCGCGCCGTTCGGCAGGTCAAGGACAAGGGCGCCGAGGCAGCCTTCCGCAGCTTCAACGACCCGCGCGGCGGCTTCGTCTTCCAGGACGAATACGTCTTCGCCATCGGCCTCGACGACGGCCGTTACCGCGCCAGCGGCAGCTCGCCGAACCTGGTGGGCGTCGATGTGCGCAGCGTCACCGACGCCGCCGGCAAGCCGTTGTTCAAGGACATGATCGAACTGGCACGCAAGCAGGGTTCGGGCACGGTGGATTACGTCTGGCGCAACCCGGCGACCAATGCGGTCGAGCAGAAGCACACGCTGATCCAGCGGGTCGACGACGTGCTGCTGGGCGTGGGCTACTACACCCGCCCCTGA
- a CDS encoding Na/Pi cotransporter family protein, which produces MLTLLHLLSSIALLVWGTHIVRTGIMRVYGSHLRRMLGQSMGNAPLAFGAGIGVTALVQSSNATALLAISFVAQGLMGLPTALAIMLGADVGTALMARVLTLDLSWLSPLLTLVGVSLFLSRKQSRTGQIGRVLIGLGLIILALQLIVHAAEPITEARGMQVLFSSLAGDTLLAVLVGALFAVLSYSSLAAVLLTSTLAGAGLISLPVALGLVIGANIGSGLLAWFNASLQPASARRVALGNLLYKLAGLIVLPFLVPLVAWMDTLGYSAQTQVIGFHLVYNSLRCLLLLPTVHPMSRLCERLLPERQLDNGVAQPRHLDPTALDTPSLALANAVRETLRIGDMVELMLARLLEVLREDRAEPGEEIRRLDDDVDALYSGVKLYLAQMPREDLAEQEGRRWAEIIELAINLEQAGDIIEHMASKVQNLKTAKRRSFSDSGLEELGQLHTQLSANLRLGLSVFISGDSHGARQLLQQKRQFRKLERELAHSHVHRLHRQVVESIETSAAHLELIADMKRLNSLFCSAAYPALEGPGKPRTSGDTNREVLPSEPHLPGRPA; this is translated from the coding sequence ATGCTGACCCTGTTGCACCTGTTGTCGTCTATCGCCCTGCTGGTCTGGGGTACGCATATCGTGCGTACCGGGATCATGCGGGTGTATGGCTCGCACCTGCGGCGCATGCTCGGCCAGAGCATGGGCAACGCGCCGCTGGCCTTCGGCGCCGGCATCGGCGTCACCGCGCTGGTGCAGAGCAGCAATGCCACCGCACTGCTGGCCATTTCCTTCGTCGCTCAGGGCCTGATGGGGCTGCCCACGGCACTGGCGATCATGCTCGGCGCGGACGTCGGTACCGCGCTGATGGCGCGGGTGCTGACCCTCGACCTTTCCTGGCTGTCGCCGCTGCTGACGCTGGTCGGCGTCAGCCTGTTCCTCTCGCGCAAGCAGAGCCGCACCGGCCAGATCGGCCGCGTGCTGATCGGCCTCGGCCTGATCATCCTCGCCCTGCAGCTGATCGTGCACGCCGCCGAGCCGATCACCGAGGCGCGCGGCATGCAGGTGCTGTTCTCCTCCCTGGCCGGCGACACCCTGCTGGCGGTGCTGGTGGGTGCGCTGTTCGCCGTCCTGTCGTATTCCAGCCTGGCGGCGGTGCTGCTGACCTCGACGCTGGCCGGCGCGGGCCTGATCAGCCTGCCGGTGGCACTCGGCCTGGTGATCGGCGCCAACATCGGCAGCGGCCTGCTCGCCTGGTTCAACGCCAGCCTGCAGCCGGCCTCGGCGCGGCGGGTGGCGCTGGGCAACCTGCTGTACAAGCTCGCCGGCCTCATCGTGCTGCCTTTCCTGGTGCCGCTGGTGGCCTGGATGGACACCCTCGGCTACAGCGCGCAGACCCAGGTGATCGGCTTCCACCTGGTCTACAACAGCCTGCGCTGCCTGCTCCTGCTGCCCACCGTGCACCCCATGAGCCGGTTGTGCGAGCGCCTGCTGCCCGAGCGCCAGCTGGACAACGGCGTGGCGCAGCCGCGGCACCTCGACCCGACGGCGCTGGACACACCGAGCCTGGCGCTGGCCAATGCAGTGCGCGAGACCCTGCGCATCGGCGACATGGTGGAGCTGATGCTGGCGCGCCTGCTGGAAGTGCTGCGCGAGGACCGTGCCGAACCGGGCGAGGAAATCCGCCGCCTGGACGACGACGTCGATGCGCTCTACAGCGGGGTCAAGCTCTACCTGGCGCAGATGCCCCGCGAGGACCTGGCCGAGCAGGAAGGCCGGCGCTGGGCGGAGATCATCGAACTGGCGATCAATCTGGAGCAGGCCGGCGACATCATCGAACACATGGCGAGCAAGGTGCAGAACCTCAAGACCGCCAAGCGCCGTTCCTTCTCCGACAGCGGGCTGGAGGAACTCGGCCAGCTGCACACCCAGCTCAGCGCCAACCTGCGGCTGGGCCTGTCGGTGTTCATCTCCGGCGACTCCCACGGTGCGCGCCAGCTTCTGCAGCAGAAGCGCCAGTTCCGCAAACTGGAGCGCGAGCTGGCCCATTCCCATGTGCATCGGCTGCACCGACAAGTGGTGGAAAGCATCGAGACCAGCGCGGCGCATCTGGAGCTGATTGCCGACATGAAACGGCTCAATTCGCTGTTCTGCAGCGCCGCCTATCCGGCTCTGGAAGGCCCGGGCAAGCCGCGCACTTCCGGCGACACCAACCGTGAGGTGCTGCCCAGCGAGCCGCACCTGCCGGGGCGTCCCGCCTAG
- a CDS encoding AbrB family transcriptional regulator has translation MHQRLPAWWATPLIGAFGGWLASLANWPLPWMVGSLLAVIAVRCSGWLVSEVPRGRQVGQWIVASAIGLHFTGEVMREVLAHFGVILAGAVGTLLLGLIGIFILLRSGSDRATAFFASMPGGASEMVVLANRHQAEAASVAAAHSLRLLLVVLIVPALFTWGLPTVAAPPAAPVSWPWLAVLLPAGGLLALLWKRLGQPNPWMLGPLTVCALASVAFDLHIGLPGWAGALGQWLIGCSLACHFDRPFFRSAPAFLLRILLFTLLAMLVAAALGGALGWLTALDEVSLMLGMMPGGITELCLTAEALQLSVALVTAVQVLRLFLVMFLAEPLFRLWQRRAG, from the coding sequence ATGCACCAGCGGCTGCCGGCCTGGTGGGCAACGCCGCTGATCGGTGCGTTCGGCGGCTGGCTGGCGAGCCTGGCCAACTGGCCGCTGCCGTGGATGGTCGGCTCGCTGCTGGCGGTGATCGCCGTGCGCTGCAGCGGCTGGCTGGTGAGCGAGGTGCCGCGCGGCCGGCAGGTGGGGCAGTGGATCGTTGCCAGCGCCATCGGCCTGCATTTCACCGGTGAAGTGATGCGCGAGGTGCTGGCGCACTTCGGCGTGATCCTCGCCGGCGCCGTCGGCACCCTGCTGCTGGGGCTGATCGGCATCTTCATCCTGCTGCGCAGCGGCAGCGACCGTGCCACCGCATTCTTCGCCAGCATGCCGGGTGGCGCCAGCGAGATGGTGGTGCTGGCCAACCGGCACCAGGCCGAGGCGGCCAGCGTGGCGGCGGCGCACAGCCTGCGCCTGCTGCTGGTGGTGCTGATCGTGCCAGCGCTGTTCACCTGGGGGTTGCCGACCGTCGCGGCGCCGCCCGCGGCCCCGGTGAGCTGGCCCTGGCTCGCCGTGCTGCTGCCGGCCGGTGGCCTGCTGGCGCTGCTCTGGAAGCGCCTTGGCCAGCCCAACCCCTGGATGCTCGGCCCGCTGACCGTCTGCGCGCTGGCCAGCGTGGCGTTCGACCTGCACATCGGCCTGCCGGGCTGGGCCGGCGCGCTCGGCCAGTGGCTGATCGGCTGCTCGCTGGCCTGTCATTTCGATCGGCCATTCTTCCGCAGTGCGCCGGCCTTCCTGTTGCGCATCCTGCTGTTCACCCTGCTGGCCATGCTGGTCGCCGCTGCGCTGGGCGGTGCCCTGGGCTGGCTGACGGCGCTGGACGAGGTGTCGCTGATGCTCGGCATGATGCCCGGCGGCATCACCGAGCTGTGCCTGACCGCCGAAGCCTTGCAGCTGTCGGTGGCGCTGGTTACCGCGGTGCAGGTGCTCAGGCTGTTTCTGGTGATGTTTCTCGCCGAGCCGTTGTTCCGCCTCTGGCAGCGCCGCGCAGGCTAG
- a CDS encoding tripartite tricarboxylate transporter permease, protein METLNFLMQGFDVATRPTNLLVALFGAFVGTVVGLLPGLGPINGVALLLPLAFALGLPPETALILLAAVYLGCEYGGRISAILLNVPGDAAAVMTTLDGYPLARQGKAGIALSLSAVSSFIGSIIATCGVVLFAPLLAKWAVAFGPAEYFVLMIFAIACLGGMVGDKPVKTLMAALMGLALATVGVDSTTGVYRFTFGSVSLSDGIQFVIVVIGFFSVSEILLMLEKTHSGQKAVKASGRLLFNFKEFCLTFWTMVRSAVAGFVIGTLPGAGATIASAMTYMSEKRMAGDKGRFGDGDLRGLAAPEAANNASACGSLIPMLTLGVPGSGTTAVMIGALTLYNITPGPLLFEQQPDVVWGLIASLFIGNVILLIMNIPLVGLFSRMLSVPNWVLVPTITVISMVGVYSVHSTVFDLVLMVGLGVFGYLLRKLDFPLSALILGFVLGEMMEDNLRRALSISNGELGILYGSPITLALWGLTVAMLAMPGLRWYLKRRRGNAVEAQA, encoded by the coding sequence ATGGAAACTTTGAATTTCTTGATGCAGGGCTTCGATGTCGCCACCCGGCCGACCAACCTGCTGGTGGCGCTGTTCGGCGCCTTCGTCGGCACCGTCGTCGGCCTGCTGCCCGGCCTCGGCCCGATCAACGGCGTGGCGTTGCTGCTGCCGTTGGCCTTTGCCCTCGGCCTGCCGCCGGAGACCGCACTGATCCTGCTCGCCGCGGTGTACCTGGGCTGCGAATACGGCGGCCGTATCTCGGCGATCCTGCTCAACGTGCCGGGCGACGCCGCGGCGGTGATGACCACCCTCGACGGCTACCCGCTGGCCCGTCAGGGCAAGGCTGGCATCGCCCTGTCGCTGTCGGCGGTGAGCTCGTTCATCGGCAGCATCATCGCCACCTGCGGCGTGGTGCTGTTCGCTCCGCTGCTGGCCAAGTGGGCGGTGGCCTTCGGCCCGGCGGAATACTTCGTGCTGATGATCTTCGCCATCGCCTGTCTCGGCGGCATGGTCGGCGACAAGCCGGTGAAGACCCTCATGGCCGCGCTGATGGGCCTGGCGCTGGCCACCGTCGGTGTCGACTCGACCACCGGCGTCTACCGCTTCACCTTCGGCAGCGTCAGCCTGTCCGACGGCATCCAGTTCGTCATCGTGGTGATCGGCTTCTTCAGCGTCAGCGAGATCCTGCTGATGCTGGAAAAGACCCACAGCGGGCAGAAGGCGGTCAAGGCCAGTGGCCGGCTGCTGTTCAACTTCAAGGAGTTCTGCCTGACCTTCTGGACCATGGTGCGCAGTGCCGTGGCCGGCTTCGTCATCGGCACCCTGCCGGGCGCCGGGGCGACCATCGCCAGCGCCATGACCTACATGAGCGAGAAGCGCATGGCCGGCGACAAGGGCCGCTTCGGCGATGGCGACCTGCGCGGCCTGGCGGCGCCGGAAGCGGCGAACAACGCCTCGGCCTGCGGTTCGCTGATCCCCATGCTGACCCTCGGCGTGCCGGGTTCGGGCACCACCGCGGTGATGATCGGCGCACTGACGCTGTACAACATCACCCCGGGGCCGCTGTTGTTCGAACAGCAGCCGGACGTGGTCTGGGGTCTGATCGCCTCGCTGTTCATCGGCAACGTGATCCTCTTGATCATGAACATCCCCCTGGTCGGCCTGTTCTCGCGCATGCTCAGCGTGCCGAACTGGGTTCTGGTACCGACGATCACGGTGATCAGCATGGTCGGCGTGTATTCGGTGCACAGCACCGTGTTCGACCTGGTGCTGATGGTCGGCCTCGGCGTGTTCGGCTACCTGCTGCGCAAGCTGGACTTCCCGCTGTCGGCACTGATCCTCGGTTTCGTCCTCGGCGAGATGATGGAAGACAACCTGCGCCGCGCACTGTCGATCTCCAACGGTGAGCTGGGCATTCTCTACGGCAGCCCGATCACCCTGGCACTGTGGGGGCTGACCGTGGCGATGCTGGCCATGCCGGGGCTGCGCTGGTACCTCAAGCGTCGTCGCGGCAACGCGGTCGAGGCACAGGCCTGA
- a CDS encoding tripartite tricarboxylate transporter TctB family protein, whose protein sequence is MYVRVFAAAWLLACAGLALLAWGFEAPFAYDPVGPRAYPLLLLFLMACGAAWLLFKPHGEPTPAFDRAKAQRAVLCVLALLAYALLFEILGFVISTALAGFALGLLFNGRLWPSVISGVLLGVLLYGLFDYLLDVPLPLGLLRLLES, encoded by the coding sequence ATGTACGTACGTGTCTTCGCCGCGGCGTGGCTGCTCGCCTGCGCCGGCCTCGCCCTGCTCGCCTGGGGCTTCGAGGCGCCCTTCGCCTACGACCCGGTCGGGCCGCGCGCCTATCCGCTGCTGCTGCTGTTCCTGATGGCCTGTGGTGCGGCGTGGCTGCTGTTCAAGCCGCATGGCGAGCCGACGCCAGCGTTCGATCGAGCCAAGGCGCAGCGGGCCGTGCTCTGCGTGCTGGCGCTGCTGGCCTACGCCCTGCTGTTCGAAATCCTCGGCTTCGTCATCAGCACTGCCCTGGCCGGTTTCGCCCTCGGCCTGCTGTTCAACGGTCGCCTGTGGCCCAGCGTGATCAGCGGCGTGCTGCTCGGCGTGCTGCTCTACGGGCTGTTCGATTACCTGTTGGACGTACCGCTGCCGCTCGGCCTGCTGCGTCTGCTGGAGAGCTGA
- a CDS encoding tripartite tricarboxylate transporter substrate binding protein: MKTRLSRIALLSSCLLLSSQLLAEPKRPECIAPAKPGGGFDLTCKLAQSGLKDAGLLKAPMRVTYMPGGVGAVAYNAVVAQRAAEAGTITAFSSGSLLNLAQGKFGRYDETAVRWLAAVGTDYGAISVRADAPYQDLDDLIAAVKKDPGSVVFGAGATIGGQDWMQTALIARAAGVDPQKLRYVAFEGGGETLTAMLGGHVQVTSSGLGEVTPQLDAGKIRILAVLSDERLPGKLADIPTAKEQGYDISWPVIRGFYMGPEVSDEDFNWWKSQFDSLLADEDFAKLREQRDLFPLSMTGDELKAFVEKQVQDYKALAGEFGLVK, translated from the coding sequence ATGAAAACCAGACTCAGCCGTATCGCCCTGCTGTCGTCCTGCCTGCTGCTCTCCAGCCAGCTGCTGGCCGAGCCCAAGCGCCCCGAGTGCATCGCCCCGGCCAAGCCCGGCGGCGGTTTCGACCTGACCTGCAAGCTGGCCCAGAGCGGCCTGAAGGACGCCGGCCTGCTCAAGGCGCCGATGCGCGTCACCTACATGCCCGGCGGCGTCGGTGCGGTGGCCTACAACGCCGTGGTCGCCCAGCGCGCCGCGGAGGCGGGGACCATCACCGCCTTTTCCAGCGGTTCGCTGCTGAACCTCGCGCAGGGCAAGTTCGGTCGTTACGACGAAACCGCGGTGCGCTGGCTGGCCGCGGTCGGCACCGACTACGGCGCCATCTCGGTGCGTGCCGATGCGCCCTACCAGGACCTCGACGACCTCATCGCCGCGGTGAAGAAGGACCCGGGCAGCGTGGTGTTCGGCGCCGGCGCCACCATCGGCGGGCAGGACTGGATGCAGACCGCACTGATCGCCCGCGCCGCCGGCGTCGATCCGCAGAAGCTGCGCTATGTCGCCTTCGAAGGCGGCGGCGAGACGCTCACCGCCATGCTCGGCGGCCATGTGCAGGTCACCTCCAGCGGCCTCGGCGAAGTCACCCCGCAACTCGACGCCGGCAAGATCCGCATCCTCGCCGTGCTCTCCGACGAGCGCCTGCCGGGCAAGCTGGCCGACATCCCCACCGCCAAGGAGCAGGGCTACGACATCAGCTGGCCGGTGATCCGCGGTTTCTACATGGGGCCGGAAGTCTCCGACGAGGACTTCAACTGGTGGAAGAGCCAGTTCGACAGCCTGTTGGCCGACGAGGACTTCGCCAAGCTGCGCGAGCAGCGCGACCTGTTCCCGCTGTCGATGACCGGCGACGAGCTCAAGGCCTTCGTCGAGAAGCAGGTGCAGGACTACAAGGCGCTGGCCGGCGAGTTCGGCCTGGTCAAGTAA
- a CDS encoding response regulator yields MRILLVEDHPQLAESVAQALRGAGWTVDLLHDGIAADLALASEDYALAILDVGLPRLDGFQVLARLRERGKTLPVLMLTARGEVSDRVHGLNLGADDYLAKPFELSELEARVKALLRRSVGGGERQQRCGVLVYDLDARRFSLAEEPLTLTSREQGVLEALIARPGRVMSKDQLAAQVFGLDEDASADAIEIYVYRLRKKLEGQPVRIVTFRGLGYMLEALDG; encoded by the coding sequence ATGCGGATTCTTCTGGTCGAGGATCACCCCCAGCTGGCCGAGAGCGTGGCGCAGGCGCTGCGCGGCGCCGGCTGGACCGTGGACCTGCTGCACGACGGCATCGCCGCCGACCTGGCGCTGGCCAGCGAGGACTATGCGCTGGCGATTCTCGACGTCGGGCTGCCACGGCTGGATGGCTTTCAGGTGCTGGCGCGCCTGCGCGAGCGCGGCAAGACGCTGCCGGTGCTGATGCTCACCGCGCGCGGTGAGGTCAGCGATCGCGTGCACGGCCTCAACCTCGGTGCCGACGACTACCTGGCCAAGCCGTTCGAGCTGTCCGAGCTGGAAGCAAGGGTCAAGGCGCTGCTGCGACGCAGCGTCGGCGGCGGCGAGCGCCAGCAGCGCTGCGGTGTACTGGTCTACGACCTGGATGCGCGGCGCTTCAGCCTGGCCGAGGAGCCGCTGACGCTGACCTCCCGGGAACAGGGCGTGCTCGAGGCACTGATCGCCCGTCCCGGCCGGGTGATGAGCAAGGATCAGCTGGCCGCCCAGGTGTTCGGCCTGGACGAGGACGCCAGCGCCGACGCCATCGAGATCTATGTCTACCGGCTGCGCAAGAAGCTCGAGGGCCAACCGGTGCGCATCGTCACCTTCCGCGGCCTGGGCTACATGCTCGAGGCGCTCGATGGCTGA
- a CDS encoding sensor histidine kinase, with translation MAEPEVAGSLRARLLRRLAILLALLLLFSGWSAYWNGRAAADTAYDRTLLASARAIADGLVTHEGVLRANVPYVALDTFAYDSAGRIYYGVLDIQGRLVSGYENLPAPAADTPRTDDYPALARFYDGEFQGQGVRLVSLLQPVSEPELNGIAEIRVAETLGARERMARSLLTDTLWRVGLMAVAALLLVWLAVSAALRPLGRLSEAVQERAPDDLRPLPLVSVQRELRPLVVALNGFTERLRGQFERQACFIADASHELRTPLAALKARIELGLRDADPAAWRSTLEDAGQSTDKVIHLANQLLSLARIESGAQSIAEGGAQRLDLSQLARELGLAMAALAHKRGVALALEAEAPVWIDGEPTLISELLSNLLDNALAHTVGGGNVVLRVLDGAVLEVEDDGPGIPVAERDRVFARFYRRDTSGHGAGLGLAIVGEIVRAHRAEISLDQGALGGLLVRVRFIPAEG, from the coding sequence ATGGCTGAGCCGGAGGTCGCCGGCAGCCTGCGTGCCCGGCTGCTGCGCCGGCTGGCGATCCTGCTCGCGCTGCTGCTGCTGTTCAGCGGCTGGAGTGCCTACTGGAACGGCCGTGCCGCTGCCGATACCGCCTACGACCGCACCCTGCTCGCCTCTGCCCGAGCCATCGCCGACGGCCTGGTCACTCACGAGGGTGTGCTGCGCGCCAACGTGCCCTACGTGGCGCTCGACACCTTCGCCTATGACAGCGCCGGACGCATCTACTACGGGGTGCTGGACATCCAGGGGCGCCTGGTCAGCGGCTACGAGAACCTGCCCGCCCCTGCCGCCGACACCCCGCGCACCGACGATTACCCGGCCCTGGCGCGTTTCTACGATGGCGAGTTCCAGGGCCAGGGCGTGCGCCTGGTGAGCCTGCTGCAGCCGGTCAGCGAGCCGGAGCTCAACGGCATCGCCGAGATCCGCGTGGCCGAGACCCTCGGCGCCCGGGAGCGCATGGCGCGCAGCCTGCTCACCGATACCCTGTGGCGGGTCGGGCTGATGGCCGTCGCCGCGCTGCTGCTGGTATGGCTGGCGGTAAGTGCCGCGTTGCGGCCGCTGGGCCGGCTCAGCGAGGCGGTGCAGGAACGTGCACCGGACGATCTGCGGCCGCTGCCGCTGGTCAGCGTGCAGCGCGAGCTGCGCCCGCTGGTGGTCGCGCTCAACGGCTTCACCGAACGCCTGCGCGGTCAGTTCGAACGCCAGGCATGCTTCATCGCCGACGCCTCCCACGAGCTGCGCACGCCGCTGGCGGCCCTCAAGGCGCGTATCGAGCTGGGCCTGCGCGACGCCGATCCCGCCGCCTGGCGCAGCACCCTGGAGGACGCCGGACAGAGCACCGACAAGGTCATCCACCTGGCCAATCAGCTGCTTTCCCTGGCGCGCATCGAAAGCGGCGCACAGTCCATCGCCGAGGGCGGCGCGCAGCGCCTGGACCTCTCGCAGCTGGCCCGCGAGCTGGGCCTGGCGATGGCGGCACTGGCGCACAAGCGCGGCGTCGCCCTGGCCCTGGAAGCCGAGGCGCCGGTATGGATCGACGGCGAGCCGACGCTGATCAGCGAACTGCTGAGCAACCTGCTGGACAACGCCCTGGCGCATACCGTCGGTGGCGGCAACGTGGTGCTGCGGGTGCTCGACGGCGCCGTGCTGGAGGTGGAGGACGACGGCCCTGGCATTCCGGTCGCCGAGCGCGATCGCGTCTTTGCCCGCTTCTATCGCCGCGACACCAGCGGCCATGGCGCCGGCCTGGGTCTGGCCATCGTCGGCGAGATCGTCCGCGCCCACCGCGCCGAGATCAGCCTCGATCAGGGTGCGCTGGGCGGGCTGCTGGTGCGGGTGCGCTTCATACCGGCTGAGGGCTGA
- a CDS encoding sensor domain-containing diguanylate cyclase translates to MTRLLLLLLACLLLSPTVAATAAGSAAVQTRGASTLQLGALEYVLGMPAADFDAAASDAWPWQPLARPTLGKQPDGAWLRLFLRNGGTDARLWYLLLKWPVLDRVAVRLHYPDSGRWGAPMLAGDALALSARPLADHHFVYPLELPPGERAVVYLQVQARETLALPLELIDEKQFVEGRLRDVTLVSLFFGGILVIVLYNLSLLVFTRDGSYFFYVLYLLSAVFYVLSITGFGQLYLWPEIPELSARFYGLSAALCFFTPMLFALRFLGVRRYGGWVWWVSITLTLYWGAAVLVLLLVPTLGRYLFMESVALPHCGLTMAVTLNLWARGNPSARLFSIAWSALLIFTVVNLLALNGVLPLNAWTLNGQLIGMFTEFVLLSMALAERINIERNRRIAAQQLALETSESLAAERALHLQAKQEALDLQLQANEVLEARVYERTRALEEARQGLETANAELLRLSATDALTQLANRRRFDSVLDEEIRRARRSGSPLAVLLADIDHFKRINDSYGHPFGDECLRQVAAVLMAHCQRAGDLAARYGGEEFVVLLPASDQRQAVVLAERIRQDIECLQLRHGDLPVALTISLGVATLGSTCVSAEALLAAADAALYAAKHAGRNRVVCAPEAAIGETGPGVSPQPV, encoded by the coding sequence ATGACACGTCTGCTCCTGCTGCTGTTGGCCTGCCTGCTGCTGTCGCCTACGGTGGCCGCCACCGCGGCCGGCTCGGCGGCGGTCCAGACACGCGGCGCCTCGACCCTGCAGCTCGGCGCCCTGGAGTACGTGCTCGGCATGCCCGCGGCGGACTTCGACGCAGCGGCCAGCGACGCCTGGCCATGGCAACCGCTGGCGCGTCCGACGCTGGGCAAGCAGCCCGACGGTGCCTGGCTGCGCCTGTTCTTGCGCAACGGCGGGACGGATGCGCGGCTCTGGTACCTGTTGCTGAAGTGGCCGGTGCTCGACCGGGTCGCGGTGCGCCTGCACTACCCGGACAGCGGTCGCTGGGGTGCCCCGATGCTGGCAGGCGACGCCCTGGCGCTGAGCGCTCGGCCGCTGGCCGACCATCATTTCGTCTACCCACTCGAGCTGCCGCCGGGCGAGCGGGCGGTGGTCTATCTGCAGGTGCAGGCCCGCGAAACCCTGGCGTTGCCGCTGGAGCTGATCGACGAGAAGCAGTTCGTCGAGGGCCGCCTGCGGGACGTCACCCTGGTCAGCCTGTTCTTCGGCGGCATCCTGGTGATCGTGCTGTACAACCTGAGCCTGCTGGTCTTCACCCGTGACGGCAGCTACTTCTTCTACGTGCTCTATCTGCTCAGTGCGGTGTTCTACGTGCTGAGCATCACCGGCTTCGGCCAGCTCTATCTCTGGCCGGAAATACCCGAGCTGTCGGCGCGCTTCTACGGACTGTCCGCCGCGCTGTGCTTCTTCACACCGATGCTGTTCGCCCTGCGCTTTCTCGGCGTGCGCCGCTACGGCGGCTGGGTGTGGTGGGTGTCCATCACGCTGACGCTGTACTGGGGCGCGGCGGTGCTGGTTCTGCTGCTGGTGCCGACGTTGGGGCGCTACCTGTTCATGGAAAGCGTCGCGCTGCCGCATTGCGGGCTGACCATGGCGGTAACGCTCAACCTCTGGGCGCGTGGCAATCCGTCGGCGCGGCTGTTCAGCATCGCCTGGAGCGCGCTGCTGATCTTCACCGTGGTCAACCTGCTGGCCCTCAATGGCGTGCTGCCGCTCAACGCCTGGACCTTGAACGGCCAGCTGATCGGCATGTTCACCGAGTTCGTGCTGCTCTCCATGGCGCTGGCCGAGCGCATCAACATCGAGCGCAACCGGCGTATCGCGGCGCAGCAGCTGGCCCTGGAGACCTCCGAGTCGCTCGCCGCCGAGCGCGCCCTGCACCTGCAGGCCAAGCAGGAGGCGCTGGACCTGCAGCTGCAGGCCAACGAGGTGCTGGAGGCGCGGGTCTACGAGCGCACCCGCGCGCTGGAAGAAGCCAGGCAGGGACTGGAGACCGCCAATGCCGAACTGCTGCGCCTGAGCGCCACCGACGCGCTGACCCAGCTGGCCAACCGCCGGCGCTTCGACAGCGTGCTGGACGAGGAGATTCGCCGTGCCCGCCGCAGCGGCAGCCCGCTGGCAGTGCTGCTGGCCGACATCGATCACTTCAAGCGCATCAACGACAGCTATGGCCATCCGTTCGGTGACGAGTGCCTGCGCCAGGTGGCGGCGGTGCTCATGGCGCATTGCCAGCGTGCCGGTGACCTGGCGGCACGCTATGGCGGCGAGGAGTTCGTCGTGCTGCTGCCGGCATCCGATCAGCGCCAGGCGGTTGTGCTGGCGGAGCGGATCCGCCAGGACATCGAGTGCCTGCAGCTGCGCCACGGCGACCTGCCGGTGGCGTTGACCATCAGCCTTGGCGTCGCCACGCTGGGGTCGACCTGTGTCTCGGCAGAGGCGCTGCTGGCCGCTGCGGATGCGGCGCTGTATGCCGCCAAGCACGCCGGTCGCAACCGGGTGGTCTGTGCGCCCGAGGCGGCGATCGGCGAAACCGGCCCCGGCGTCAGCCCTCAGCCGGTATGA